Proteins encoded by one window of Massilia sp. NR 4-1:
- a CDS encoding M61 family metallopeptidase: MISPFIKRALLATLLATALQAQAEAKAEPIPVPVDQAYPGTIVMKVDASDTAQNIFRVRQSIPVAPGKLTLLYPQWVPANHGPSGALNQFAGLKITANGKHVAWRRDNVHVHAFHLDVPQGASQLEIEYQYLSPTDASQGRTTMTTDILGVQWQSMTLYPAGYFTRRIPIQTTLSVPKDWQYGSALELAERKGDDLVFKTTDLETFIDSPLFAGRHFKRFDLDPGAKLPVHLNVVADNAEALETKPEQIEAHRNLVKQAYKLFNSQHYRHYDFLLSLSEEFGGVGREHHESSENGVKLDYFSDWTKSEAGRALLPHEFTHSWNGKFRRPAGQDVPNFNTPLQNDLLWVYEGQTQYWGNVLAARSGLVKLAHVRDVLASMAARYDNMAGRSWRPVQDTTNDPIVNARRPQGWNSWQRSEDYYTEGALIWLDVDTKIRELSGDKRSLDNFARDFFGIADGNRFANFYQFEDVVKALNAIQPYDWAPFLRSRLDENGPAPLDGFKRAGWKLAYSDKPTDFLKMVEERSRSADFQYSLGFSVGAEGKIESIQWDGVGFKAGLAGGTVLLAVNGRAYKADVLRKAVTAAKTDSKPIELLLKRGSHYRTVSLDYHGGLKYPRLERIEGTPDRLEAILQPRK, translated from the coding sequence ATGATTTCTCCTTTCATCAAGCGCGCCCTGCTCGCCACGCTGCTGGCCACTGCCCTGCAGGCGCAGGCCGAGGCCAAGGCCGAGCCCATCCCCGTTCCCGTCGACCAGGCTTATCCCGGCACCATCGTGATGAAGGTCGATGCTTCCGACACTGCGCAGAACATCTTCCGCGTCCGGCAAAGCATCCCCGTCGCACCGGGCAAATTGACGCTGCTGTATCCGCAATGGGTGCCGGCCAATCACGGCCCGAGCGGCGCGTTGAACCAGTTCGCCGGCCTGAAGATCACGGCCAACGGCAAACATGTCGCATGGCGCCGCGACAACGTGCACGTGCATGCCTTCCACCTGGACGTGCCGCAAGGCGCATCGCAGCTGGAAATCGAGTACCAATACCTGTCGCCGACCGATGCGAGCCAGGGCCGCACCACCATGACCACCGACATCCTCGGCGTGCAATGGCAGTCGATGACGCTTTACCCGGCCGGCTATTTCACGCGCCGCATTCCAATCCAGACCACGCTCTCCGTGCCGAAGGACTGGCAATACGGCAGCGCGCTGGAACTGGCCGAGCGCAAGGGCGACGACCTGGTATTCAAGACCACCGATCTGGAAACCTTCATCGACTCGCCGCTGTTCGCGGGCCGCCACTTCAAGCGTTTCGACCTCGATCCGGGCGCCAAGCTGCCGGTGCACCTGAACGTGGTGGCCGACAACGCGGAGGCGCTGGAAACCAAGCCCGAACAGATCGAGGCGCACCGCAACCTGGTCAAGCAGGCCTACAAGCTGTTCAACTCCCAGCACTACCGCCACTACGACTTCCTGCTGTCGCTGAGCGAGGAATTCGGCGGCGTGGGACGCGAACATCACGAGTCCAGCGAAAACGGCGTCAAGCTCGATTACTTCAGCGACTGGACCAAGAGCGAAGCGGGACGCGCCCTGCTGCCGCATGAATTCACGCACTCGTGGAACGGCAAGTTCCGCCGGCCAGCCGGACAGGACGTCCCCAACTTCAACACGCCGCTGCAGAACGACCTGCTGTGGGTGTACGAAGGCCAGACCCAGTACTGGGGCAATGTGCTGGCCGCGCGCTCCGGCCTGGTGAAGCTGGCCCACGTGCGCGACGTGCTGGCCTCGATGGCGGCGCGCTACGACAATATGGCGGGCCGCAGCTGGCGTCCGGTGCAGGACACCACCAACGACCCGATCGTCAACGCGCGCCGTCCGCAAGGCTGGAACAGCTGGCAGCGCAGCGAGGACTACTATACCGAGGGCGCGCTGATCTGGCTCGACGTCGACACCAAAATCCGCGAACTGTCCGGCGACAAGCGCTCGCTCGACAACTTCGCGCGCGACTTCTTCGGCATCGCCGACGGCAACCGTTTCGCCAACTTCTACCAGTTCGAAGACGTGGTGAAGGCGCTCAACGCCATCCAGCCTTACGATTGGGCGCCCTTCCTGCGCAGCCGCCTGGACGAAAACGGCCCGGCGCCGCTGGACGGCTTCAAGCGCGCCGGCTGGAAGCTGGCCTACAGCGACAAGCCGACCGACTTCCTGAAGATGGTCGAAGAGCGCAGCCGCAGCGCCGACTTTCAGTACTCGCTGGGCTTCTCGGTGGGTGCCGAAGGCAAGATCGAGTCGATCCAATGGGATGGCGTCGGCTTCAAGGCCGGCCTGGCCGGCGGCACCGTGCTGCTGGCCGTGAACGGCCGCGCCTACAAGGCTGATGTACTGCGCAAGGCCGTCACCGCCGCCAAGACCGACAGCAAGCCGATCGAGCTGCTGCTCAAGCGCGGCAGCCACTACCGCACCGTCAGCCTCGACTACCACGGCGGCCTGAAGTATCCGCGCCTGGAACGCATCGAAGGCACGCCCGACCGCCTCGAAGCCATCCTCCAACCGCGCAAATAA
- a CDS encoding Hsp20 family protein: MRNFDLTPLYRSAIGFDRLAQMLNDAQRSDTQPSYPPYNIELVTEDQYRIVMALAGFDRSEIDITTERESLQIVGRKQRDGAERTYLHRGIAARDFEQRFQLANHVKVTGASFKDGMLTIELVREIPEALKPRKIAIDGVNANVEVLEQRQAA, translated from the coding sequence ATGCGTAACTTCGACCTGACTCCCCTGTACCGCAGCGCTATCGGTTTCGACCGCCTGGCCCAAATGCTGAACGACGCCCAACGCAGCGACACCCAGCCCAGCTATCCCCCTTACAATATCGAACTGGTGACGGAGGACCAATACCGTATCGTGATGGCGCTGGCCGGCTTCGACCGCAGCGAGATCGATATCACCACCGAACGCGAATCGCTGCAGATCGTCGGCCGCAAGCAGCGCGACGGCGCGGAGCGCACCTATCTGCACCGCGGCATCGCCGCCCGCGATTTCGAGCAGCGCTTCCAGCTGGCCAACCATGTGAAAGTCACCGGCGCCTCCTTCAAGGACGGCATGCTCACCATCGAACTGGTGCGTGAAATTCCGGAAGCGCTGAAGCCGCGCAAAATCGCCATCGACGGCGTGAACGCCAACGTGGAAGTCCTGGAACAACGCCAGGCAGCGTAA